CTCTATCCGAAGTGCTTTAAAAAAGCATTCAAGCGCCTTTTCAGGATTGTTCAGGTCATCATAAACCATGCCCATATTGGTGAGAACGCGAGCAATTTTCCATGTTTCACCAAGGTCCGTCCGTATTTCCAGCACTCTACGATAATACTCGAGTGATTTCTCCGGATCGCCTGTTCTGCGGAATATGCTTCCCGCGTTGTTCAGGGAGTTGGCAAGATTGGTCAGACAACCGTGTTTTTCGGAGATTTCTATGGCTCGGTTACAGTAATCAAGAGCGGTGCTTTCATCGTTCAGACCGCTGTAGATAATACTGATATTGTTCAGCAACGATGATACTTTCAGGATTTCGTCAGATTCCTCAAATATCCGCAGTGCCTTCAGAAAATAGTCAAGAGCCTTATCAATATTCGACAACTTGTAGTGAATAATACCGATTCGGTTGAAAGTATCAGATCTGCTTATCTTGTCTTTGGTTATATCGGTTATTTCAAGGTTCTTAAAACCGTACTTCAAAGCTGTCTGATACTCTCCGATACACTGATATGCCCAGCAGAGTTCATTAAGTATTATGGATTCAAGCTTTTTGTCATCGATATCTTCAAGGAGTTTCAGACCCTGCTCTCCGAATCCAATTGTCTTCCTGCGATCGGTTTCTCTGTACGCGACAGACAGATCCGCGAGAACTTTTACGCGTTCAAGCCCGTCAGCTTTCTGAAGCTTCTTCTTGAGGAATTCGGGATCCTGCCGGTTTGCCAAAGCTGTCATATTCAGTTGAATCCGGACTTACTTACTCGATAAAACCAGCTTTGATGGATCCCCAGGTGTCGTGTTCAAGGTGCGTCAAGGTATGATCGTATAGCCTGATTGTACTTGTGTTATAGTCACAGACAAAGAAACCGGGTCCATCAAAATCCGTATCGTATTTGTAAGCTATATCGTTGGGCGAAACGCCAAAAAGATTGTAGGCTGGGCCCGTCAGTCCTCCGGTGGATGAATGCTCTACGAGTTGATTGGCATCCCACCATTCGCTCACCCATATCTTAAGAACGCCTGAGTCCCAGACGCACGCGATACCGAAAGCGCCCACCCTGTTAAAGTTCCAGCTGTCCACCACTGAATGTGTACTCACATCGTATTTGTAAATAATCGCGGGATCGTCGGCCACAAAATTCTGATCTACCATCCACAGGTAATCACCGTCCCATTCGCAGCCTCCCATGCCGCCTGTGCTAAGTGTAGTCATTTGATAGACATCGGGAGGAAGCATCGGTATTCCAGAAGCGTCAAGCTGCCAGGTGTACAGGTAATATGGACGAGGATTCAAGGGATCGTTCTGAGTTACTCCGAAGAGCAGATCATCCTCGTAACACCCCAGACCGGTAATGTAGTCGGCATGGTCGAATTCCACCCACGTAACCGTTTCTCCACCGGAGTATTCTGCGTACACAAGCGCGTTGTTGGGGCTTGCCTTGCCTTGAGAGGTATACAGCATATCGTGTTCATCGTGATAAGCCATACCCCAGGCCTTTGTCCATCCGGCTGGTATTCCTATCGTTGCTATTAATGTACCGCCTTCCGATTCATCATATTCACTACCGATAGAGAAGCCTTCCGTGGAGCGAAAAACTGTTGAGGCGCTCAAAGGCATCAGAACCAGCAACAATATCGGAATTACCAGGCTTTGACTTTTCATAATCTTTTCCTTTGCATGTTCGACAAGTACTCCGTTACAACAAGTAATACAATAACCATATATACAGATTATGGAAAGGGTGATTTCTACTTTCCATTACGATATGGGATGTGTTATTCACAGCCTTCCGTTTACGGAATATTCATGTATCCCTCTACCCAGGAAGATCTTTCCGGCGCGTTATCGTCTGACAGCATTTTCCTCCACGCTTCATCGGTCAGCCTGTCCGACATGGGCCATGTGAACTCGTAATAACTGAGAACGGGGCCCACTGCAGCTTCGATATTACCATCGGGTCTTTTGTAGACAACTATGCAGTAATCCAGGTCTCCCGAGGCTACCTCAAGCACGGAACTGCTGTTCTGATCCGTATGAACATCGGCTATAAGGGATGTTTCAAGCCCTTCGGTTGTTTCTCCGTCCCAGCAAATAGCCGATTCCAGATAACTTGCGAAGCTCTTAAGAAAATCCGCGTCTTCGGATGTGATTTCTTCACCTGAGAGTTCTCTCTCAGCTATATCCTGAAGCCGTGTCATTACGGAGCAAGCGTTGCGGAACCTGCTTTCGATGTCACTGTCAAGAACTCCGTATGCGCGAAGTCCCCTCTGCGCCATCTGAAGAGTGGCGTTAAGTTCAGCGTAAACTTCCGGTACGGGTTCAACGAATCCGGCGGATGGTACCGGCTCATCATAAGGTCCTGGCGCGCATCCGCATTCCATAGTGTAACTCTGCTTGGCGTATAGGATAGTATCATGCCTGAGCATCGCCCATGAAGCCAGGAAATTAGAAAGAGTATGGCGGTTCCACGCCGCCGTTCTCATGAAATCAGGGTAACCCTCTCCTTTCTCCACCTGAAGTAGATACAGGCAGTGAAGCCACGACATGTAAAGAGTAGCGTGCCAGTCAGAGGGGCTGTAATCCTCGATCATCCCGCTGAGAGATTCAAGGGAATCGGCGTAATGCGCGAACAGGAAATCTCCCTGTTCCTCAAGTATGACGGCGGCGGCTTCGCTGCCAAAGACCGCGGCAACATCAAGACCCGAGGGCATAAACCGGTTCTGTCCTGATGGATTCAGTCCAACGGCGGGGAAGACCAGTTTTCCCAGAATCTCGCTGTCGGGTGTATACCTCTGACCCAGGAATCTGAAGCCGGTTGTCTTCTGGAATGCCTCCTGAAGATCACCGGGGTCGAATTCCCCCTGTTCATCCGGCATCGAAATAATCTCACCTGTGCCGCTGTATATGGCGGGGCCGGCAAAATTGGAATTCACATGATCTCTGAAAATCCTGTAGAAATCCATACTCTGGATAAGATCGCTTGCAGCGGTGGGACCGGCAGTTTCCCGTGCCGCTTCAGCGTATTGCGTTACAGACAGATCGTCTGCGAAACCTGCGAAGAAAGCTGTTATTTCGTAGATTCGACTCCATTTTGTAAGGAGCGGTTCTCCTTCGGCTTCAATTCCGGCAAGATCGGATACGATGTACAATGCGCACGACGTCAAGGTTCGAGCGTCCTCTTCGCAAACGATATATTTGGCCGTCTGCCCGTTTGGCTCTCCTCCGTTCAGAATGAATGTAAGCCTTCCAAGCCACATCATCGCTTTAAAGTACCGTTCAAGAGCGGGGCTTGAAGTGTAATGTCCCCTTGGAACGTACTGGGAGTAATCCTCTTTGTATCCGAACACGGGGCTTTCACTGAAGCCGACATGTTCTTCTATCAGAG
The genomic region above belongs to Candidatus Aegiribacteria sp. and contains:
- a CDS encoding tetratricopeptide repeat protein, encoding MTALANRQDPEFLKKKLQKADGLERVKVLADLSVAYRETDRRKTIGFGEQGLKLLEDIDDKKLESIILNELCWAYQCIGEYQTALKYGFKNLEITDITKDKISRSDTFNRIGIIHYKLSNIDKALDYFLKALRIFEESDEILKVSSLLNNISIIYSGLNDESTALDYCNRAIEISEKHGCLTNLANSLNNAGSIFRRTGDPEKSLEYYRRVLEIRTDLGETWKIARVLTNMGMVYDDLNNPEKALECFFKALRIETEKGDTDDASHTLLSISLNYASTGEFQEAYEYAGKALANTDRIDSPIVIRSIYQSYSEVCEMIGNFREALEYHKKYKTLNDEIFTEDSSRRVNELRAKYESDKKERETEIYRLRNVELAKTNEDLKKALGEVKQLSGMLPICASCKKIRDDSGYWEQIESYISSHSKVQFSHSLCPECMQ
- a CDS encoding DUF3160 domain-containing protein, whose product is MRYEFIFTAVLLILLIPCCSSGGETLSGSSNDNEELQFPAELNVAETFVDRFYEAVECTVDPNMNSMELPVNEEDFINLDEIIRICGIGSTPSTLLQNGFIVYTPLYPTNNPIRAYEFMESWDQPVYVSAGIPLHMLHIFFDQILQDIEENHLYGDLEIICASLYEKNLERGCQLNAAFFAVPLEFLDPEFEADRSISEAVDAELALIEEHVGFSESPVFGYKEDYSQYVPRGHYTSSPALERYFKAMMWLGRLTFILNGGEPNGQTAKYIVCEEDARTLTSCALYIVSDLAGIEAEGEPLLTKWSRIYEITAFFAGFADDLSVTQYAEAARETAGPTAASDLIQSMDFYRIFRDHVNSNFAGPAIYSGTGEIISMPDEQGEFDPGDLQEAFQKTTGFRFLGQRYTPDSEILGKLVFPAVGLNPSGQNRFMPSGLDVAAVFGSEAAAVILEEQGDFLFAHYADSLESLSGMIEDYSPSDWHATLYMSWLHCLYLLQVEKGEGYPDFMRTAAWNRHTLSNFLASWAMLRHDTILYAKQSYTMECGCAPGPYDEPVPSAGFVEPVPEVYAELNATLQMAQRGLRAYGVLDSDIESRFRNACSVMTRLQDIAERELSGEEITSEDADFLKSFASYLESAICWDGETTEGLETSLIADVHTDQNSSSVLEVASGDLDYCIVVYKRPDGNIEAAVGPVLSYYEFTWPMSDRLTDEAWRKMLSDDNAPERSSWVEGYMNIP